GTCCTGCTCTCGGACGGCAACCGGGACCCGCGGGTCATCGTCCGGCAGGCCGAAGGCTGGAGGACCGGAGACCGCGAGGCAGCCGTCTGGCCCGCGGGCGCGGCGTTCGGCAGCAATCCGTTGGCCTGTATCGAAAGGTTGAAGCAAGCGGGCTCGGAAGTCGAGACCGACTCCGGGGCGGCGAGCGATACGGGTCCGCTGGTGTTGCGGGTTTCGGCCGATTTTGATAAGATTGCGAACATATGGCAAGCCCGATTATCGCTTCCCGAGGAGCAATGGAGAACCGCCGCCGAAAGCTTGCGGCAGTCCGCCCGGCTGTCGGACAGCGACGCCGAACGGCTCATCCGCAGCCTGGAGGAGACGCGGCGAACGTACGGACCGTCGTTGGACGAGCGGTTGGCAGCCTTGCGGGCGGAAGCCGAATATCGCGTATGGATCGGCCCGGGCCGCAAGATCGAGCAAATCGTCGAGACGACGAGGCTCCAGTACGACTGGCGGGGAGCGCGTCATAGCGAGACCGTCGTGGAGACGTACCGCTTTCCGGCCGCCGATTCGCAGGATCGAATAATATCACCGGATTGAAAGCAGGGAGCGCATGGGGAACAAAACTGGACGCTGGGGGATAGCGGCCGCGGTCGCCGCCGCGGTTGTCCTCCTGATCGCAACGGCGATGTCGCCGGTCGGAGCTTACATCCGCGGCATCGATCCGAACGAGTTGTCGGCATGGGTGAGATCGTTCGGCTGGCTGGCCTGGATCGTCGCGATCCTGCTGATCGCCCTCCAGACGTTTGCGCCGTTTGTGCCGTTTGTGTTGCTCGCAGGCGCCAATGTGCTGGTATTCGGCTTTTGGGGCGGTTTTGCCGTCAGTTATTTAAGCGCGTGCGCCGCGGCCGTCGCGGCTTTTGCGCTTGCCCGGGCATTGGGCCGGGAATGGGTGGAGTCGCGGTTCGGCGGGCGGAAAGGCTTTGCCCGGATGCAGCGGTCTCTGGAGCGAAACGGTTTTTTTTATGTGCTGATGGGACGCCTGCTGGCTTTTGTGCCCTCCTCTGCGGTTAATTACGCGGCGGGCGCCTCAGGGGTGAAGCTCCGTTCGTTTACGCTTGCGACGCTGCTCGGCAAGCTGCCCATCGTGTTCGCGGAATGCCTGGTGGGATACGACGTGATGCATATGCACGAGAACAAAGGACGCCTGCTGCTGATGCTCGCCTTCATCGCGCTGCTTGCGGCCGCCGGACAGGCGTTCCGGAATAAATTATTAATCAAGGAGGAGCAACGAGGATGAGAGATCCGAGATTGTCCGTATTGGCGAAAAATTTGGTGCAGTATTCGGTGGACGTGCAGCCTGGCGACAACGTGCTGATCGAGATGTACGGCTCCGAACGCGAGCTCGTCAAATGCCTGGTGGAAGAGGTGTACGCGCGCGGCGGACGGCCGTTCGTCGAACTGATCGACCATTCCGTCCAGCGGGCGATTTTGAAGGAAGCCAGCCAGGAGCAGATCGAGCTGTGGGCGGAGCAGGATCTGGCCCGCATGAAGCAGATGGACTGCTATATCGCCATTCGCGCGGGAGAGAACGCCAACGAGCTGTCCGACGTGCCGGACGAGAAGATGAAGCTGTACAACCGGCTGTACCGCCATCCGGTGCACCAGGAGCAGCGCGTCAAGAAGACGCGGTGGGTGGTGCTCCGTTACCCGAACGCGTCGATGGCCCAGATGGCCAACAAAAGCACGGAAGCGTTCGAGGACTTTTATTTCGACGTGTGCAACCTGGACTATGCCCGTATGGACCAAGCCATGACGCCTCTGCTCGACCTGATGAACCGGACGGATCGGGTGCGGATCGTATCGCCCGGCACAGACCTGACGTTCTCGATCAAGGGCATCGGCGCCAAAAAGTGCAGCGGCCACCGCAATATTCCCGACGGCGAAGTATTCACCGCGCCCGTGCGCGATTCGGTCAACGGAGTCATTCAATACAACACCCCGACCGTCTACAGCGGAATCACGTTCGAGAACGTCCGCCTGCGGTTCGAAAACGGCAAAATCGTCGAGGCGACGGCGAACGATACGAAGCGGCTTAACGAAATTCTCGACACGGACGAAGGAGCCCGCTATATCGGCGAATTCAGTCTCGGCTTCAACCCTTATATCTTGCACCCGATGAAAGACATTTTGTTCGACGAAAAAATCGCCGGCAGCCTTCACTTTACGCCCGGTCAAGCGTACGAGGATACGGACAACGGCAACCGTTCGGCGGTTCACTGGGATATGGTGCTGATCCAGCGCCCCGAATACGGAGGCGGCGAAGTGTGGTTCGACGACAAGCTGATCCGCAAAGACGGCCGCTTCGTCATTCCGGAATTGGAAGGACTGAATCCGGAGCATCTCAAATAAGCGGACAAAAGTGTTCGGAGAAACTCACAAAACGGCCGTTACCATATTGCATGAATCTGGGAGTATCGGGTATCATGAGGGAGAAGGAAGACGTTGGACACATCAAATGGAGGGATCCATTATGCCAGGTTCCGGCAATACGGCGATTGTGCAGATTTCCCAAGCGGCGAACAAGTTTCGTTCTTCGATCGTCTTGCAATACGAGAACAAATTCATCGACGTGAAAAGCATTCTCGGTCTGTATACGACGCTGGTCGATAAAGGCGTTTACGATCTGCACGTCCATGGACCCGACGCTGAAGAAGCTAAGAAGACGCTGGCTGAACTGTTCGAGCAGCATAATCTGAAGGTTCGGATCGTCGAGGACGAATAAAAAGGATGGAAGGCCGCCTGCCGGCACCGCTATTGCGGTGCGGAGGCGGTTTTTTATTGCGGGAAAAAATATTTTACGCTTCGACCAATTTCGACACAAGCGAAAACAAGGAAATGTTAAACTAATAATTGAAATAACTGGTATTCCTATTTATAGGTTGTTGGAAGGGGCGCCTTCCCAGGTGGAGATGCATGATACGGGAGAGTCGGGGCGGGCTGTAAACGATAATGAAACGACCGTTGTAGATGAAGAATCCAGGCTCTAGAGGCAGGACGAGAAAAACAAAACGTTTGCGCTGATCGACCTGATTTATCTGAAGTCGTACGTGGGAGAGGACATGATCTTTTGGCCGCGTCATGATTTCGAAACCTACGAACGCGAGCCCGTCATGAAGCTGTATGACGAGTCCATCCTCTCGTACAAAAATGTGTCGGTAAAAATATCGCTCATCTCCAGCGATAACCCCATACCCTTTCAATCGAGGTACGATACGATCAAAGCTGTTGTCTCTTACATGCAGTCGTATCAACCGTAAGACGGACTCCGTACGGGAAAAACGGACTGTACAGAGGAACCCCCCTGCGCCGTCCGGTTTTCCCCATGCAGGCGCAGCGCGCGGATTCCGATCTTTCATTTCGGGCTCGGCCTTGTGATTTGCTTCATTTTCGTCTAATATAAGGCTAAGAGCTTGGGAATGGCATTCCCGCGGCAGGGGGGAACCGATAGATGACATCTTCAGAACAAGTGTGGACCTTGAACGAGAAGGCCCTTCGTTTATTGGAAGAAGACGCGGACAAAATCGCTAAGCTGATCGCCGTCCAGATGGATACGCTGATGAATCGCCGCTGTCCGCTTTACGAGGAAGTGCTCGATACCCAGATGTACGGGTTGTCCCGCGAGATCGACTTCGCGATCCGTGCCGGTCTGGTGGACGCGGCCGACGGCAAAGCGCTGTTGACCCGGCTGGAGCGGAAGCTTGCCGAATTGTACGACGCTCTCAATAAAAGCTGAGAGACAACGGGCAAAAACGATCGTGTCCTGGGACGTGGTCGTTTTTTTGTTTGGCCGGCCCTTTTCGGATACGCTAGACGGCGGCTTTGGCTCGGGAGGAGATCAAAGCCGGAGGACGGTTGCGTTCTCCCCCCAAAGCGTTTACAATTTAAGGCGTAGGCGACAACAGGGGATGGCTGGAAGGGCCGGACCCGTCGGGAGGGTGAACGCGTGATGGAAGAGCTCGAGAATCAAGGTGTAATTCGGATATCGGATGATGTCGTCTCCACGATAGCCGGCCTGGCGGCTATCGAGACTCCCGGGATCGCCGGGATGTCCGGCGGCATAAGCGAAGGCTGGGCCAAACGTCTGAGCGGCAAAAACGTGCAGAAAGGCGTGACGGTTGAAGTCGGACAAGTCGAAGCGGCTATCGACCTTCGCGTCATCGTGCAATACGGCAGCAAAATTCAGGACGTATGCAGAGAGCTGCAATTAAATGTCAAAGAAGCCGTGGAGAATATGACGGGTCTCCGCGTCGTGGAAGTCAACGTCAAAGTCGAAGGCGTCTCGTTCCGCGAGGAAGAAGCGGAAGAGCCGGCGCCCCGGTTAAAGTAAGGCAAACGCGCAAAAGCTTGTCCGGTTCCGGACAAGCTTTTTGTTGGAGGAGACCAAAACGCGTGTCAAAAAAATGTTCTCGGGCGTGTTGACACCGCTTCTTCGGCATACTATAATGACAAACAATATCGCAAACGAAACGCAAAGAACGGGATCAGTAGCCGCGTATTCCTGCTCAGAGAGCTGCGGAACGGTGCGACGCAGACGGGACATATCGGCGAAACTCGCCCGGGAGCGGCGGGGCTGAACAGGATGGATCTTCCATCCCATTAGGCTTCGACGGGTAGCCTCCGTGATCGGGATCGAGCGGGCTTGCCTTCATCCGGCAGGTCAACAAGAGTGGTACCGCGATCGGTCGACCGGCCTGTCGTCTCTTGACCCAAGAGACGGCAGGCCTTTTTGCATATATGCGCCATCAATCCACAATCGGATAGGTCAAAAACGCGAAGAACGGGAGCAGTAAAGCGATCCGGATGCGCAGAGAGCTGCGGGCAGGTGCGACGCAGCCATCCGAACGCTTGAATCTCGCCCGGGAGCGGCTGGGCCGATCCGGATTCCGCGGCAATCTCAGGCGGCTGAACAGCGCGCGCAAGCCGAAGGGGAATGCGGGAATGCCGGTTAGGCCGAGACGGTTGCCCTCCGTCATCGGGGTTTGAGGTGGATCGGCGAAGTCGCCCGTCGGGGCGGCGCAGCCGGTCAACAAGAGTGGTACCGCGGCAGGACAGAGCCTGGCGTCTCTTGGAAGCATTCCGGAGACAGCAGGCGTTTTTTAATTGAACAACGAAAGGACGATTCGGGATGAACAACAAACCTTTGCGCAAAATCCGCATGTTCGATACGACGCTGAGAGACGGCGAACAGGCCCCCGGAGCCATGCTGCGCCCGGAACAAAAAATAACGATCGCCCGGCAGCTCGCCAAGCTGGGCGTCGATACGATCGAGCCGGGCTTCCCGATCTCCAGCCCGGGCGACTTCGCCGCCGTCCAGCAAATCTCGCGCGAGATCCGCACTGCGGAAATCTGCGGCTTCGCCCGCTCCGTGAAGGCGGACATCGACGCGGCGGTGCAAGCGACGGCCGACGCCGAACGGCGGCGCCTGCATCTGTTCCTCTCCTCGTCGAACATTCATCTGGATTTTCAGTTGCGCAAATCGCGGGAGCAAGTGCTGGCGATCGCGTACGAGATGATTTCCTACGCGCGGCAATTCGTCGAGCGCATCGAATTTTCGCCGATGGACGCAACGCGGACGGGAGACGAGTTCTTGTACGAGATCATCGAAACCGCGATCCGGGCGGGAGCGTCGATCATCAATATCCCCGATACGGTCGGATATGCGCTTCCGGACGAGTACGGGGCCATGTTCACCCGGGTGATGAAGAACGTGCGCGGCAGCGACAAAGTCGAGTTCAGCGCGCACTGCCACAACGATCTGGGACTTGCGGTCGCCAACAGTCTGGCGGCGATCCGGGCCGGCGTTACCCACGTCGAAGTGACGGTCAACGGCGTAGGGGAACGGGCGGGCAACTGCTCGCTGGAGGAGCTGGCGATGGCGATTGAGACGCGTAAAGAAGCGCTCGGTGTCGAGACGGACATCCGGGTCGAGCATCTCTACGAGACTTCACAAATGGTCAGCCGGGCGATGAGCTTCCCGATCGCGTTCAACAAGCCGATCGTCGGGCGCAACGCCTTCCAGCACGAAGCCGGCATACATCAGGACGGCTTGCTGAAAAACCGGAACACGTACGAGATTATGGACCCGGAGAAGCTGGGGATTCCCCGCAGCATGATCATTCTCGGCAAGCACTCGGGACGCCACGCGATCAAGCATCGGGTCGGCCAGTACGGGGTAGAGCTGAACGAGGCGCAACTCGAAAGCTTGTATGTCTCGTTTAAGGAGATCGCCGACAAGCAAAAAGTCGTCTACGATCAACAGCTTCTGGAACTGGTCGGCCAAGCCGCGGGACGGGTGCTGGAGCCGTATTCGCTCGTATCGGTCCAGGTCGTGACGGGCAATGCGGGACATCGGGTGGCTTCCTGCACCGTCCGCGACAATGCCGAAGGCCGCGAAGCCGTGTATGCGGGCACCGGGGAAGGGCCGATCGAAGCGGTCGTGAACGGCAT
This DNA window, taken from Paenibacillus thermoaerophilus, encodes the following:
- a CDS encoding TVP38/TMEM64 family protein codes for the protein MGNKTGRWGIAAAVAAAVVLLIATAMSPVGAYIRGIDPNELSAWVRSFGWLAWIVAILLIALQTFAPFVPFVLLAGANVLVFGFWGGFAVSYLSACAAAVAAFALARALGREWVESRFGGRKGFARMQRSLERNGFFYVLMGRLLAFVPSSAVNYAAGASGVKLRSFTLATLLGKLPIVFAECLVGYDVMHMHENKGRLLLMLAFIALLAAAGQAFRNKLLIKEEQRG
- a CDS encoding aminopeptidase, with translation MRDPRLSVLAKNLVQYSVDVQPGDNVLIEMYGSERELVKCLVEEVYARGGRPFVELIDHSVQRAILKEASQEQIELWAEQDLARMKQMDCYIAIRAGENANELSDVPDEKMKLYNRLYRHPVHQEQRVKKTRWVVLRYPNASMAQMANKSTEAFEDFYFDVCNLDYARMDQAMTPLLDLMNRTDRVRIVSPGTDLTFSIKGIGAKKCSGHRNIPDGEVFTAPVRDSVNGVIQYNTPTVYSGITFENVRLRFENGKIVEATANDTKRLNEILDTDEGARYIGEFSLGFNPYILHPMKDILFDEKIAGSLHFTPGQAYEDTDNGNRSAVHWDMVLIQRPEYGGGEVWFDDKLIRKDGRFVIPELEGLNPEHLK
- a CDS encoding HPr family phosphocarrier protein: MPGSGNTAIVQISQAANKFRSSIVLQYENKFIDVKSILGLYTTLVDKGVYDLHVHGPDAEEAKKTLAELFEQHNLKVRIVEDE
- a CDS encoding YlaN family protein — its product is MTSSEQVWTLNEKALRLLEEDADKIAKLIAVQMDTLMNRRCPLYEEVLDTQMYGLSREIDFAIRAGLVDAADGKALLTRLERKLAELYDALNKS
- a CDS encoding Asp23/Gls24 family envelope stress response protein, whose amino-acid sequence is MEELENQGVIRISDDVVSTIAGLAAIETPGIAGMSGGISEGWAKRLSGKNVQKGVTVEVGQVEAAIDLRVIVQYGSKIQDVCRELQLNVKEAVENMTGLRVVEVNVKVEGVSFREEEAEEPAPRLK
- a CDS encoding 2-isopropylmalate synthase; this translates as MNNKPLRKIRMFDTTLRDGEQAPGAMLRPEQKITIARQLAKLGVDTIEPGFPISSPGDFAAVQQISREIRTAEICGFARSVKADIDAAVQATADAERRRLHLFLSSSNIHLDFQLRKSREQVLAIAYEMISYARQFVERIEFSPMDATRTGDEFLYEIIETAIRAGASIINIPDTVGYALPDEYGAMFTRVMKNVRGSDKVEFSAHCHNDLGLAVANSLAAIRAGVTHVEVTVNGVGERAGNCSLEELAMAIETRKEALGVETDIRVEHLYETSQMVSRAMSFPIAFNKPIVGRNAFQHEAGIHQDGLLKNRNTYEIMDPEKLGIPRSMIILGKHSGRHAIKHRVGQYGVELNEAQLESLYVSFKEIADKQKVVYDQQLLELVGQAAGRVLEPYSLVSVQVVTGNAGHRVASCTVRDNAEGREAVYAGTGEGPIEAVVNGIKRALPFGVEFTDLELYSLSSGESANGEATVTVSADGRQYRGSAVHRDIVVAAAQAFMAACNQAARARAGAAEKAEGTASPQAANL